The DNA sequence cattaaatatagtttttaattaattttttttaacgaaATAGGTATAGAGAAGGACCACTTTACCATCAACTAGATTGAGGCTCTAATCAgcaatactttttaattaattgataggATAATGGTGTATCAAAATCAAATTCTgaccatatttaaaataaagaatgatATCCGAGCTTCATTTGCTCATCACACCTAATTTTAACCTGAATCACGCAAATCACTcgttaataaatttttcaaattgaagaaaacCCTTAAAAATAGCTATGGATTTGCTTCTCATCATTaagtacataaaaaaaaaggaaatatcatatttttctccATCTTGCacagttaatatttttttcattccaaAGAATGAAGACGAAAGCTGTTTACTGCACCACAATAGGTGCTGAACCACAATAAAAACTGTGGATCAATTTCACTTAATCAAGAAAATGTGGAACCATATTAGAAACATAagacaacaaattttaatactaacataaatttataacttAAGCATCGTTTTCTCTTTCAAGCTGGTGCAAGAAAGAAACTGAAAGCATTACAACTGAGACATAAAACAAAACCTATAGAATATAATAAACTCATACATAGCCATGGCTGCCAccagatgaagaagaagaagaagaagaatcaaACCTCTTGAACTTCAACAGCATTACCAACTTGTTTCActtccttctcttcttctttttcttctttattcttgaCTTCCTTAACTGGTTCCTCAATCACAAAAGCTGAAACCGGGAATGTTCTGAACAACGCTGAAGGGGTCTTGAACGTGATCTTCCCACTGGGTGGATCATCCACAAAGATCTCACTCAGTGTCACCCAAACCAAGAGCTCCTTCGCCTTCACACCAGTGAGCTTCTTTATCTTCCCAAGCTCAACATACGCTGTGATCTCAGTTGCATACGACACTAGCTTCCCAATCTTCTCAAACTTGTGGTTTATGCTCTTCTTCTGCTTCAGCCACACAAACCCACTTTCCTTCTCGTACCCACATTCCTTAATGTCCTTCAACGGTAAAAGCCCATTGGGTAGCCCTACCTCCTTCAGCAGCAACTTGGTCTTTTCTTGGCACACTTCATCTCCATGGTACACCTCAGATTTCGCCTTCATCTCTGCAGAAACTTGactcattttttctcttcttttctgaTATTATGATCGGTTAACGTTTGGTATGtgattgtgaatgatgaagGTGGGGTTGATATAGCTCTGGTGCTATCTCTTTGCCCTTGTATCTCCCATAAACTTCAACAAATGCCATTGTCACAGTTCATAATGTGTCCCCATACTcactttaaattttgtaatatgttACATGTTGTGTAGCACTCACTATTAAGGTAGTTGGTGAGTAAAAACGTGTGTCTTAAATGCTTCTCTGCATGTTATGGCTGAAGGTGTAGTAATTAAAGGGTATTCAAAATGAGGGTGTTTTTGCAGTaaaattttcaatcaaattGGTTTGAGTTGAGACAGGTGTACTTTTCTTTCTTACTATTACGGCGATGCCAAGTTTTAGGAAATGGATTCAAAATGGTCGGAAATGACAGCATTCGTGTAACAACACTTTACTTCTGTCTGATAAAGATTGGAGGGGTTGTGTTATAAATGTTTGTAATGTTCTGAATCTGATTTAATACGAGTTGTTCGATTGTCACTGGTGACGGTTGAGATCTGGTGACTGGGTGAATGAATGCATGCTATTGCCGGTTGCAAGcaattaaaattctaattttaccgTTTAATGAAGCTCATATGATAACCATCTTAATTGTATGCACATATATTTGTTTGAAATAagtggtttttgtccaaaccgATAATTGGGTCCCATGTCAATCTACTAAGGTTCATCAATCTAACTCGACTTATTTATTAgtgagtcaaaaaaatttgaacccgacCTATTGATGGATTAAACGGGTTGATTCACAGActtacttaattaataaaaaatacaatgtttaaatttttttatcagtcaaaactaaattataattctaattaaaatttaaataaaatttaatacaatttaaatacaaaccaaaatcacaaaaatataaattctttatGAGTTGGCTAAAAGAAATAATCTAACATGATCCAAATACAAATCCcaacttaagaaaaaaatacttgtgtaaCTCTTTATTTGCAGTTGAAGAGCTGATCTGACTCACCACAGATTCAATCCGAGTGAGTCAGGTTCTAGGTAaaccgggtcaaaaatcaacccgtattaaaatgtgtaaaaaagttttaattcaATCCGATCTGAACTTGTGATGGACCATATTGGCTCGCAAGTTCTAACTCAATTTAACAGATCtagttttcatttaattaaaagaaaaatatcatattattgtagtgtttattagatttattgatgattattttttattaaataatttggctgattaatttttatttatataatgcaatgatattttaatttagatttcgtatacgtgatatatatatatatatatatatatatatatatatatatatatatatatatatatatatgataatttaagatattatcaataaaacattttatttataaagtaatacataacaacaattatattttcaatgacaattatatatatttataatgtttttaatatttattttatatttttaacatttgtatatCACGTaacttattattttcataaatttttaacgaaatatttttccataattaaattctttttgCATAAAACattaatctaattaaattattgaccgacttctgtttttctttctctGCAACTACAAAGAGTTAGGTCACCTGTGGATATAGTTCATTTTCTAATTAACAAAAcacatttatatgtttttagttataaaca is a window from the Vigna unguiculata cultivar IT97K-499-35 chromosome 7, ASM411807v1, whole genome shotgun sequence genome containing:
- the LOC114190573 gene encoding uncharacterized protein LOC114190573; this encodes MSQVSAEMKAKSEVYHGDEVCQEKTKLLLKEVGLPNGLLPLKDIKECGYEKESGFVWLKQKKSINHKFEKIGKLVSYATEITAYVELGKIKKLTGVKAKELLVWVTLSEIFVDDPPSGKITFKTPSALFRTFPVSAFVIEEPVKEVKNKEEKEEEKEVKQVGNAVEVQEV